A single window of Polyangiaceae bacterium DNA harbors:
- a CDS encoding DUF2326 domain-containing protein — MRLVKLEANDSRFKTVRFNRTGLSLILGQKKTPAVETKHKTRTYNGVGKSLLLELLHFCLGSNANDAFKKHLPDWSFSLTIELDGRERIITRSAGKPSDISLDGDKIALTKLNEALLFDCFQPTAGIKGLTFQSLLSPFIRSGRGAYERFDRANDGDSKAEYWPMVRNAFLLGLDLQLAQSKYQLRSRQTQLKKTMKQLESDPLFADLLADDKAGIELRQLKEDEARLEEDLRNFAVAEDHAEIEREANGIKRDLEAARRELVKTREAIAQVDRSLETKGDLDPTIVERVYAEAKIALPQAIRKDISEVMAFQRDLTQKRVYRLTQDRQALEHDRTLLEQRVRELGSRLDEKLRYLGTHVALDEYLAVNEQLNGLRQRIAKLQASKEQREKVARELKTIDLKLAEQAIKTDDYLARSSPLIEEANTIFRGFTRPLYDNLATGLAVTNDNGENTLRYKIEAHIPRDAAEGINEAKIFCYDLMMLVLRRGHAMQFLAHDSSLFSPVDHRQRLTMFQIADQLAREKGFQYIATLNEHDVTSMTPNDPELRAEFERLFAEPHVILRLTDQSPRDRLLGIDVDMNYWVKSETRPVHEGND, encoded by the coding sequence ATGCGCCTCGTAAAACTCGAAGCCAATGACTCAAGATTCAAGACCGTGCGCTTCAACCGGACGGGGCTGTCTTTGATCCTCGGACAGAAGAAAACGCCTGCAGTTGAAACGAAGCACAAGACCAGGACCTACAATGGCGTGGGAAAATCATTGTTGCTCGAGTTGCTGCACTTTTGTCTCGGCTCTAACGCCAATGACGCATTCAAGAAGCACTTGCCCGATTGGTCATTTTCGCTGACGATCGAGCTTGATGGTCGCGAGCGAATAATTACACGAAGCGCAGGAAAGCCAAGCGATATCTCACTCGACGGTGACAAGATCGCATTGACGAAACTCAACGAAGCCTTGCTTTTCGATTGCTTCCAGCCGACTGCTGGCATCAAGGGGTTGACGTTCCAGTCCCTTCTCTCACCATTTATTCGGTCCGGGCGGGGTGCATACGAACGCTTCGATCGTGCCAACGATGGCGACAGTAAAGCTGAGTATTGGCCAATGGTGCGGAATGCATTCCTGCTTGGTCTCGATCTTCAGCTCGCGCAAAGTAAATACCAATTGCGATCGCGTCAGACGCAGCTCAAAAAAACGATGAAGCAGCTCGAATCGGATCCATTGTTCGCAGACTTATTGGCGGATGATAAGGCCGGAATCGAATTGAGACAACTCAAGGAAGACGAAGCACGACTCGAAGAAGACCTGCGAAATTTTGCCGTTGCCGAAGATCACGCCGAGATTGAGCGGGAAGCAAACGGTATCAAGCGCGACTTGGAAGCCGCCCGTCGCGAACTTGTAAAAACCCGCGAAGCAATCGCTCAGGTGGATCGGAGTTTGGAGACGAAGGGGGACCTCGACCCCACGATCGTGGAGCGAGTATATGCGGAAGCTAAAATTGCACTTCCGCAAGCTATTCGCAAGGATATCTCTGAGGTAATGGCATTTCAGCGGGATCTCACCCAGAAACGCGTGTATCGCCTCACCCAAGATCGACAAGCTCTCGAACATGACCGAACACTTCTCGAACAGCGTGTACGTGAACTTGGTAGTCGGTTGGATGAGAAACTTCGCTATTTGGGAACGCATGTAGCGCTCGATGAATACTTGGCAGTAAATGAACAGCTCAATGGGCTACGGCAACGCATCGCCAAACTGCAAGCATCTAAGGAACAACGGGAAAAGGTGGCGCGTGAGTTGAAGACAATCGACTTGAAGCTAGCAGAGCAGGCTATCAAGACGGACGACTACTTGGCCCGATCGAGCCCGCTCATCGAGGAAGCAAATACGATTTTTCGCGGCTTTACACGACCTCTTTACGATAACCTTGCAACTGGGTTGGCGGTCACGAACGATAACGGTGAGAACACGCTGCGATATAAAATCGAAGCTCACATTCCGCGCGATGCCGCTGAGGGAATCAACGAAGCCAAGATCTTTTGCTATGACCTTATGATGCTGGTTTTGCGGCGCGGTCACGCAATGCAGTTTCTCGCGCATGACAGTAGTCTCTTTAGCCCAGTAGACCACCGGCAAAGGCTGACTATGTTTCAAATTGCGGATCAGCTTGCACGCGAAAAGGGATTTCAATACATTGCTACCCTCAACGAACATGATGTTACTTCAATGACTCCAAACGATCCAGAATTGCGGGCCGAATTTGAGCGCCTGTTTGCCGAACCCCATGTGATATTGCGACTTACTGATCAATCTCCCAGGGATCGACTCCTAGGCATTGACGTGGACATGAATTACTGGGTGAAAAGTGAAACTCGTCCCGTGCACGAGGGCAATGATTGA